Proteins encoded by one window of Myxococcus guangdongensis:
- the mrpC gene encoding Crp/Fnr family transcriptional regulator MrpC — translation MHGFNRPLGPIGSNVVAPLQATSSGMMVTANKLVPGQEAIDFKGYFKVESFPHNSTIYRPGDNTDRVYLLKSGRVRLMRIGKNGTRSVVSILRPGDLFGELFRPEGTPIEEMAIAAGEAEVWSIEGRDFRAQLEARPALAVDVVRAYAERVRALRKRVLGLTFKEVPARLADTLLTLVEAHGERCPHGGETDLRGITQQDLADLVGASRSFVSTLINEMKREGVLGNVGRILCVRDQKALRKIASKEK, via the coding sequence ATGCACGGTTTCAATCGCCCCCTCGGCCCTATCGGTTCCAACGTCGTGGCGCCGCTCCAGGCGACCAGCTCCGGGATGATGGTCACCGCGAACAAGCTGGTTCCGGGGCAGGAGGCGATCGACTTCAAGGGCTACTTCAAGGTCGAGTCCTTCCCGCACAACTCGACCATCTACCGCCCCGGCGACAACACGGACCGCGTCTATCTGCTCAAGTCCGGCCGCGTGCGCCTGATGCGCATCGGGAAGAACGGCACCCGCTCGGTGGTGTCCATCCTGCGCCCGGGCGACTTGTTCGGCGAGCTGTTCCGCCCCGAGGGGACGCCCATCGAGGAGATGGCCATCGCGGCGGGTGAGGCCGAGGTGTGGAGCATCGAGGGTCGTGACTTCCGCGCGCAGCTCGAGGCCCGTCCGGCCCTGGCGGTGGACGTGGTGCGCGCCTACGCCGAGCGCGTGCGTGCCCTGCGCAAGCGCGTGCTGGGCCTGACCTTCAAGGAAGTCCCCGCCCGTCTGGCGGACACCCTGCTGACGCTGGTGGAGGCGCACGGTGAGCGCTGCCCCCACGGCGGTGAGACGGACCTGCGCGGCATCACCCAGCAGGACCTGGCGGACCTGGTGGGCGCCTCGCGCTCGTTCGTGTCCACGCTCATCAACGAGATGAAGCGCGAGGGCGTGCTCGGCAACGTCGGCCGCATCCTCTGCGTGCGCGACCAGAAGGCCCTGCGCAAGATCGCCTCGAAGGAGAAGTGA
- a CDS encoding sigma-54-dependent transcriptional regulator, translating to METLLIVDDDVSLLETLKMHFEEIEHDNQPRYQVATATSAAAGLRAAQETMPSVVILDMMLPDRTGLEIIEEMKGLCGDARIILVTAYHDMETTIRAMKAGAFDYIHKPFPDPAALDLVVERALEYRQLSRRADEVNRENAAVRLGDIVGTSPLMQQLVKEIGKVTGSHATVLITGESGTGKELIARVIHNYSYDEPRPFIGINCSAIVDTLLESELFGHEKGAFTGATAVKPGKFELAEEGTVFLDEIGDMSLMLQAKLLRVLQEREFERVGGVKRIKLRARVIAATHRTLSEEVEATRFREDLYQRLKVITLLIPPLRERREDIPLLVKHLLERINEKVHKRVTRVPTEVMERLTRLPWRGNVRELENVLTRAVVLAPGDVLRGDDLPSLDTQPSPDSGRPPINTLMFTAPAVDDASQIPTLDEAERMLIARAMAVTKGHKGRTCQILGISRPTLERKLQKYNLSQGQNPSGPGFPVKDDP from the coding sequence ATGGAGACCCTCCTCATCGTCGACGACGACGTGTCGCTCCTCGAGACCTTGAAGATGCACTTCGAGGAGATCGAGCACGACAACCAGCCGCGCTACCAGGTGGCCACCGCCACCAGCGCCGCGGCGGGCCTGCGCGCCGCCCAGGAGACCATGCCCAGCGTGGTCATCCTCGACATGATGCTCCCGGACCGCACGGGCCTGGAGATCATCGAGGAGATGAAGGGGTTGTGCGGCGATGCCCGCATCATCCTGGTCACCGCGTACCACGACATGGAGACGACCATCCGGGCCATGAAGGCCGGAGCGTTCGACTACATCCACAAGCCCTTCCCGGACCCGGCCGCGCTGGACCTCGTCGTCGAGCGCGCGCTGGAGTACCGCCAGCTGTCGCGCCGCGCGGACGAGGTCAACCGCGAGAACGCCGCGGTGCGCCTGGGCGACATCGTGGGCACCAGCCCGCTGATGCAGCAGCTGGTGAAGGAGATCGGCAAGGTGACGGGCAGCCACGCCACCGTGCTGATCACCGGAGAGAGCGGCACCGGCAAGGAGCTCATCGCCCGCGTCATCCACAACTACTCGTACGACGAGCCCCGGCCCTTCATCGGCATCAACTGCTCGGCCATCGTCGACACGCTGCTGGAGAGCGAGCTGTTCGGCCACGAGAAGGGCGCCTTCACCGGCGCCACGGCGGTCAAGCCCGGCAAGTTCGAGCTGGCCGAGGAGGGCACCGTCTTCCTCGACGAGATTGGCGACATGTCGCTGATGCTCCAGGCGAAGCTCTTGCGCGTGCTCCAGGAGCGCGAGTTCGAGCGCGTGGGCGGGGTCAAGCGCATCAAGCTGCGCGCCCGCGTCATCGCGGCGACGCACCGCACGCTCTCCGAGGAGGTGGAGGCCACGCGCTTCCGCGAGGACCTCTACCAGCGCCTCAAGGTCATTACGCTCCTGATTCCCCCGCTGCGCGAGCGGCGCGAGGACATCCCGCTGCTCGTCAAGCACCTGCTCGAGCGCATCAACGAGAAGGTCCACAAGCGCGTCACGCGCGTGCCCACCGAGGTGATGGAGCGCCTCACCCGCCTGCCGTGGCGCGGCAACGTGCGCGAACTGGAGAACGTGCTCACCCGCGCCGTCGTCCTCGCGCCAGGGGATGTGCTCCGCGGGGATGATCTCCCGTCACTCGACACCCAGCCCTCACCCGACAGCGGACGGCCCCCCATCAACACCCTCATGTTCACCGCGCCCGCGGTGGACGACGCCAGTCAGATTCCGACGCTCGACGAGGCGGAGCGGATGCTGATCGCCCGTGCGATGGCCGTCACCAAGGGGCACAAGGGTCGCACCTGCCAGATTCTTGGAATCAGTCGCCCGACCCTCGAGCGCAAACTGCAGAAGTACAATCTTTCACAGGGACAGAACCCTTCAGGGCCGGGGTTCCCCGTGAAAGACGACCCGTGA